The Prevotella melaninogenica region ATTATCTTATGCCCTCTTTGCAGCTGGCGTCGCCTATCGTATTCTATTTCAAATGGCAATATATAATAAGGTAACATTCTCTATGCAAGCTACCCACACGGGCAAGAATGCGAATACTAACTATATACAACTCATCGTTACAATCATTACCATCATCAGTCCATTCCCAATTACCGCATTAGGTACATGGTGGCTAAACCAACCTATCCTCTCTAATACTATCCTCTCCCTCCTTGGTATCATCTTCATAACCACTCACCGTCGTTGGATTAGTAGTATCAGCCGAAAGATGAAAGACAACCAATACGAACAACTTGAAGGGTTTCAGAAGAGTAGATAAAGAAAACAACTTTCCGTTAAAACCAAAACCAAAAATGGGCAGTTAGACTGGGTAATCACTCACAACTCGCATCATCTTCACCACCTTTTACATAGTACTAAGCATCAACACCACATGTGTTAAGCATGAGCACCACATGTGCTAAGCGTGAGCACAATATGTGCGCAGCCTCAACCCCACAATAAAAGTACTAAAAACAAAATGAACTTTAGGGTGAATAGAACCGCCAAATAACAATGAATAAGGTGACAAGAGGAATACTTATAAACCAAGCATAGCCAATATAATCAAAGAAACTCTTCTCTTAACAGGAAAATATCTACAATCATTAGAAAAACAACTATAGTTAATTCAACTCAACACAGAACAAAATAAGTAATATAAATGTTTTTGACTTATAGAAGTTTTTTCGTAACTTTGCTCTCAGAAACAAATTAAAATAAAGATTAGAACGTTATGCTTACATTAAAGCTCATCAGTGAAGAAACTGAACGCGTCATCAAAGGACTGGAGAAGAAACACTTCAAAGGTGCACGTGAGGCAATTGAGAAAGTATTGGAATATGACCGTTTGCGTCGTGAGACTCAGCAGAAGCTTGACACAAACAAGCAGCAGCAGAATCAGCTCTCGAAGCAGATTGGTGGACTGATGAAAGAAGGAAAGAAAGACGAAGCTGACAAGATAAAGGAAGAGGTAGCACTATTAAAATCTTCTGACAAGGCTCTTCAAGAGATAATGGATATGGCTCAGAAGGATATGACAGACGTGTTACTGACAATTCCTAACATCCCTAACGAGATTGTACCTGAAGGTAAGGATGCTGAGGATAATGTTGTTGTAAAGGAAGGGGGCGAGAAGCCAAACCTACCTGCTGACGCATTGTGCCACTGGGACTTGCTGAAGAAGTTTAACTTGGTAGATTTCGATCTTGGTGTGAAGATTACTGGTGCTGGTTTCCCACTCTATATCGGTAAGATGGCACGCTTCCAACGTGCCTTAGAGGCATTCTTCCTCGATGAAGCTCGTAAGAGTGGCTACTTGGAAGTACAGCCACCATTGGTAGTAAATCAGGAGTCTGGTCAGGCTACTGGTCAGTTGCCAGATAAGGAGGGACAGATGTATCATGCTAATCTTGACGACCTCTATCTCATCCCAACAGCTGAGGTTCCTGTAACAAATATCTTCCGTGACGAGATTCTCAACGAACAAGACCTGCCTATTAAGCGTTGTGCTTACTCTGCTTGTTTCCGTCGTGAGGCTGGTAGCTATGGTAAGGACGTACGTGGTTTGAACCGCTTACACCAGTTTGATAAGGTTGAGATTGTACGTATCGATAAGCCAGAGCACTCTTATCAGTCATTGGATGAAATGTTAGACCACGTTGAAGGTCTTTTAAAGAAGCTCGAATTGCCTTATCACATCCTCCGTCTTTGCGGTGGAGACATTAGCTTTACAGCTGCTCTCTGCTATGACTTTGAGGTGTGGAGTGCTGCACAAGAGCGTTGGTTGGAGGTGTCAAGCGTGTCAAACTTCGAAAGCTATCAGGCAAATCGTCTGCATTGTCGTTTCCGTCATGCCGAGGATAAGAAGATTGAACTCTGTCACACACTGAATGGTTCAGCCCTTGCTCTGCCACGTATCGTTGCAGCTATCATCGAGAACAACCAGACCCCAGAGGGTATTCGTGTACCAAAGGTACTCGTTCCTTACTGTGGTTTCGAGATGCTCGATGACAAGATGGACTAAAGAATACAGCCCCTCCCTTAAAAAGGAGGGGCATTATTACCGCGAACAACTAATAAAACAACAAAAGCTACTTACCCTTATCAATCTTTTATACGACTCTTTACAATAGAAGAACACCCAAAGTATAAAGAACACATAGGGTCAGTACTTTTCATATCTATTACCACTCCATGAACAAGATTATCCGTAAACAACAGTTTTCAGAGAAGGTTTTCTGCTTAGAAGTAGAAGCACCGCTCATTGCACGAAGCTGCCGTCCAGGTAACTTTATCATCGTGCGTGTTGACAACCACAGCGAACGTGTACCTTACACCATTGCGAAATCGGACCCAGTAAAGGGTACGCTCACCATGGTTATCCAAGAGGTAGGACGCTCATCAACAAAACTTTGCCAGTTGAATGAAGGCGATGAGATTGTTGATATTGTCGGACCACTCGGTACTCCATCCCATATTGAGAACTACGGTACGATTATCTGTGCGGGTGGTGGTATTGGTATCGCTGCCATTCTCCCTATTCTTACAGCACTAAAGAAAGCTGGCAACAGAGTAATCTCTGTCCTCGCCGGTCGTACTAAGGAGTTAGTCATCATGGTAGATGACGTAAAGAAATACTCTGATGAGGTTATCATCATGACCGATGATGGTTCCTACGGAGAGAAAGGTGTCATAACCGTGGGCGTAGAAAAGGTGATACAGCGCGAACACGTAGACAAGGTGTTAGCTATCGGACCTCCTATCATGATGAAGTTCACCTCTCTTTTAGCTAAGAAATACGGCATTCCTAACGATGTTTCACTCAATACTATTATGGTGGACGGAACAGGTATGTGTGGTGCTTGCCGTCTGACGATTGGTGGTAAGACTCGCTTTGTCTGCATTGATGGTCCTGAATTCGATGGCGACCTCGTCGACTGGGACGAGATGTTCAAGCGAATGGGGACGTTTAAGGAGCTTGAGACCTCCCCCAACCCCTCCGAAGGAGGGGAGTGCCTGACGGAAAAT contains the following coding sequences:
- the serS gene encoding serine--tRNA ligase; its protein translation is MLTLKLISEETERVIKGLEKKHFKGAREAIEKVLEYDRLRRETQQKLDTNKQQQNQLSKQIGGLMKEGKKDEADKIKEEVALLKSSDKALQEIMDMAQKDMTDVLLTIPNIPNEIVPEGKDAEDNVVVKEGGEKPNLPADALCHWDLLKKFNLVDFDLGVKITGAGFPLYIGKMARFQRALEAFFLDEARKSGYLEVQPPLVVNQESGQATGQLPDKEGQMYHANLDDLYLIPTAEVPVTNIFRDEILNEQDLPIKRCAYSACFRREAGSYGKDVRGLNRLHQFDKVEIVRIDKPEHSYQSLDEMLDHVEGLLKKLELPYHILRLCGGDISFTAALCYDFEVWSAAQERWLEVSSVSNFESYQANRLHCRFRHAEDKKIELCHTLNGSALALPRIVAAIIENNQTPEGIRVPKVLVPYCGFEMLDDKMD